The Aedes aegypti strain LVP_AGWG chromosome 1, AaegL5.0 Primary Assembly, whole genome shotgun sequence sequence aaagcaaaaattctgaaaCCCTCATTTCTCagtgaattcttaatggattcaaatgattttttgtcagtatattggcacacatatctagtttctagaagtggacagaggaacgcggaaatattatTGTGGCCGAAGTTATTCCTGtgaatcactgggtcaggtcgggtgagaagggtctTGTGAgtttgtgcccctgaaggtaggcaaatttcaagtcacagataatttccggaatcggctataatgtgccCGGTACAtaacggaattttaagaaaattacatcagtgtaaaccttttgagaaaagaatgaattggataactatgagttttgctttTGGTTTATCTtacaaatggccattttcgagtCCCAGGACGCCTCAAACTAATGATAAAGTggacaatttgtatctgaacatctgtgccaagcttatgggaacgcattttagtgcacaattttgtttgatttctacttttcgagagatgaaacggtttagtatctaacaaatctacagccggttttccgggcattacgtcccaatGGCCACATCAGGTATATTTGAAACAGTGCAAAActtttcatttataatgttgaatatcggatcttaatgatttatgcaaattaaaataatggtcattgcaaataaataaaggtaacttggcatgtcccaaaaaatagcccttttatacccgacttgacccattgacccaccggaataactccggccacaggaatatttccgagttcctctggccacttccagaaactagatatgtgggccagtgaactgacaaaaaatcatttggatccgttaagaatttgctgagtggtgagggtttcagtatttttgctttcactcaggcctacacGGGTTAAGAAACAATATTAAACAGTTGATGAGTggttcaatttatttttcaaacttttagctgatcttgttttattttgatgaatcatgggtaggacaatccattgactgtcctacccaggtattgTTATGCGTAGTActtgtcctacctgtcctacccacttcccgcacCACTGCTCATATGATTGCTTTACATAATGATGCACAAATCATGGGAATATGCGAAAATAATATCCAACTTAGAAAACTACAACTGGTTACAGTGACTCAGATATCTtaagaaatacaaaaaaataaagaacaTTATCATTTAAGTTTAACGAATATATTACAGCTActccatttgaaattttccaggTCTGCAAGGAGGAAGAAGAGGCGATTCGCGTGGAGCTACATGAAAGTTGCGGACGTGCCAAACTTTTCTGGCTGCTGGCGCTCGTTGATTCGAAAACGTTGAAAGGGATGCTGGAGTTCCGCAATGGGAACAATACGCTTGTGTGTGATCCCCCAAATGCCATCGGGGTATGTCGATTCTGCGGCGTAACCGGCAATACGGGGTTGCTAGCCGTGGGAAATGTATGCGTTGACCAGCAGTGCCAGGAATATGCTGCGAGCGCATGTACCAAAGTGCATCACTGTGGCCACCTGTGCGGCGGTATTATCAACGAGGAAAAGTGTCTGCCCTGTTTGCAGCAGAAATGTCTAACGTCGGAGAGCAAAGCCAACGGAAAGGAACCGAAGCTGACCCAGGACGCGGATGATATGTGCATGATCTGCTTTACCGAAGCCCTCTCTTCGGCGCCGTCGATACAGCTGGACTGTGGCCATGTGTTCCATTTCCACTGTTGCAAGGCCGTCCTCACCAGACGGTGGAATGGTCCGAGGATAAGTTTTGGCTTCTCGCAGTGTCCTATCTGCAAAATGGACATTCAGCATTCGGCGCTGGGAGATATTTTGGAATCGATCGTTTCGTTGAAAGCGGACGTCAAACGGAAGGCTCTCATGAGATTGGAATATGAAGGCTTGGCGAAGAACTTGGACAGCAAGGATCTGGCGGCGTATGCGATGGAACGTTATGCGTACTACGTGTGCAGTCAGTGTGAAAAGGTTGGTAGAAAAATTATTTCCAGGTAGTTTAATTTATGTCTATCAGATGtctttgaagtcactgttggtcataagtgttcggaatatgagtcaaaacggtacaatgcTCATCTTCGAATAGTCACCGTAAGCGTCATTGATATTTTAAACATTCTAACTACATTGTATAGCGCAAATACAGTAAACTTTCCATAAGTCGATGCTGAATGGGTCATCgatttagggaggtatcgagttatggaactgAGCATCAGTATAACGGCGGTTCAAGGGCAAAAGCTCGAGATCATATAAAAAACTAATTGTGATGTGATGTCGCGAATTTTGATGACTCGGTTTGctgtcattttggtcgttttaacggttaaaatatcaaaactaagAGCAGTAAAATGGtcccatgaaatcaaattgaaatttattttacaatcagtTACAGCATAGTATAAAAACGAGTCTGCGAGTTGCGACACAAtaaatgcttcatttttacattgccgatcatggactgcaacagatgggatatttttcttcgcttgctttgatcgtgcttcaaaatcaaatgagaatgaATTCGGCAATGCCTAATGTTGAATGAAAGCAATATAAATAATAAACtatagaagaagaatgtcgctggcgtcgctgtcGGAACATATTTTGCTGGCgaagataggcggggctataaatgtcaacgcgaaaatgtatgcagtttgacagttATGTACCCGACATGTTTTTGAGCGAGAACAAtgggaacagcagcgacattcttcctctatagttttctatctctattaTGAAAGCCTTCATTCCATATTACCGGACTTTGGGGGAAGTATGCCATatgggcaagtgtgccaccctgctttctataaaaataaagtatataaagtagggtagaagcaccggttttgaccatacgccagttgtagccataggggattatacaccgttttacatagccaatcaacaTGGGACCCTTTTGTGtttagtagatcacattcacatgatagagctacattcatttgcgcgtccaaattgattcaaaatataagaaaaacaatccgcttttcttcaacttcttcatTATCACCAGAAGCTTTTTGATCGgacgaagttctggtgtatttggcgAGTTCACCTCCTTCGAGACCACATTAACGTCCTTCGCTTCGTACCATTCCATTACATTGGCGTAATGACACGAAGCAAGATCCGACCAGAACAGCGCCGGACCACGGTGAGAGCGGAAGAAGGGAagcaagcgcttctgcaagcatCCCTTTTGATAAATGGTGCCGGTTGTaacggcttgctgtaccgtccgcactcgcagatcgcctgccacaacaggtTCTTCTTTGCAAATTTGTTCATCTGTCTTTTTCGGGAAgtaccgacaaaaaactcgaggccggggatttgtttggtgtccgccttgatgtatgtataggcctattcacatgacgtctcaaatcagctgatcgggaagcactttgacagttcttctatgaaaatgacaggcccgtgttagcaccggtcctccaccgatgtaaacaaatgcatagacggatctgtcacatgaaaaggcctatgacGACGGTCCATGGCTTGACGACCCcctcacggtacagcttccgcgtACGCAATTTGGgcaccgtgttttgcttgtcagtccggtttggcgccttctgaccttaaaaacacgtagccTAGCTCGCTTCAAGGACAACATTAAAACTgttattttgtcaagactgaaaagcccatctatcatcatttttaaagtactgccttatcttcTGCGCCATCTCTGAgtattccgttttcggttttcggtCGCTTCCAGCGTGCcgctcgatggtcttcgtctcCTAGAACATCTCCACAACGCGAAACACGGTGGAATGGTAGATTCCAAgccgatccatctgtgcgactgataaggatgatcgatcaccacgctTTTCTTATTTCGAacgcatcttgaaaactacttgataaaattttgcacacataagCACAAAACTCTTAACTAGTATTACCCAACATTGCATCAATTTTTACCCACGCaataaaaagttacacccaaaacaaagtgtcgcttttttccgagtccaattTTTAAGGAAAATCCAGGAAAATCAAGGAAAATTTACAGTTGAATCGATCGATGGCATATTGTGTTGGGCTCGCAGTTCTGATGAAAAATAGCGGTTTGACCCGCAATATGCTACAATGCAGCTTGAGCACCACTGCATTAGTGTATGCCGTAAACGTGACGAAAAGTAACAAAGCGACCAGTTGGAAATATATTACTATTACtattaaaaaacttcaaaaacctACTAAAATACATTGCTTCTACAAGTTCTCTAACAGAGTATCTTTAAACTTATTTCCAATTAAATGCaacatttttcataacaaaaatataataagagAATATTAATATTTCATGATTGAGAATTGAGTTGGTTGTATATAGAAATTCGCCATACAGCTTGGACAGTTTATCCACATTGTTATCTTCGGTTTATAAGAACACGAAATGGTAATTTGCTTTGTAAAACAGTATATACCATTaacattttgattaaataaattagaTACTCATTGAGAAAAAGGGATTCTAAATTTTCAGTATTCCTAATCTTCCTTTTCATCATTTCAGGCATATTATGGAGGTGAAGCACGTTGCGATGCAGAACTTGGAGAAAACTACAATCCGCAAGAGCTAGTTTGCGGTGGCTGTAGTGATGTAGTCAAAGCCAAGGTAACATAAGAATGTGAAAtttttcactggatttttccTTAAAGTCTTGCTTATTCTTCAGATGTGCCCGAAGCATGGAACCGATTTCCTGGAGTACAAGTGTCGCTACTGCTGCTCGGTGGCTGTATTTTTCTGCTTTGGAACGACGCACTTTTGCGACACGTGCCACGACGACTTCCAACGGTTGACCAACATTCCGAAGAACAAGCTACCCAAATGCCCGGCCGGTCCAAAGGCAAAGCAACTGATTGGGGAAGAGTGCCCGCTGCACGTGATTCATCCACCCACGGGAGAGGAGTTCGCACTTGGGTGTGGCATCTGCCGTAATGCTCATACGTTCTGAGAGGATTGATCTAAATGATACTGATATTGTCGAATAGATGAACTTATTAGTTTGAAATCGAGGATTGTTTTTTGTTAAGGCTTGGACCCAATTACTTTTTATAAGGtatgaaattatttaaataGTTGTTGTAACGTTCTAGGATAAAACAATAGTAAGATAATAAATGTACGCTGATCGACACTAGATACCTAACTGAAGGCTTTCTTTCTATGAAACTATAGAACGGCAAGTATTAGATCTCGCGATCTGTATTCATTTTCACACTAAACGTAAAGTCTATTATGTACACACTTCGGCAAGCAGAAATGAAACCGTTCTAGCTACAATACAATATGTGTAACAATCTACCACTTCATTTCAGTAGTCTCTAACGCGCGAATAAACTCTTCAAAGTTCGCAAACACATGTCCGGGATTAATCTCTGGATCCGAAAGAACTCCCTGTTGACCGTCGCAAGTAACGTTAACCAAAATACTGGCCCAACCAGCACGTTTCGCGCCAACATAGTCCAGCTTAGGAGTATTGCCAAAGTGCAGTGCTTCGCTTGGAAGCACCGGTGGATTGCAGAGATTCAACGCATAATCGAATATTTCCGGACAAGGTTTCTGAATCCCCACATCATAGCTCGTCACGATAAAGTCAGTCGGAATCTTCATAGCCTCCAGGATGTAGCTTAACCTAGGATCAAAGTTCGATATTATCCCTACCTGTTTGCCATGGACCCGCGCCAAATCCACCATACGTTCGGCCATCTCGATCTTGGTCCAGCAGTCTTGTGTTGCGTAGTCTTCTATGAGCTGATCGGCAACGCGTCCCAGCATTGCCTCACTCAGGTGTCGATGCGAATCGCGGAATATGTCCATGACTAGCGTTCGCCACCACCAACGCCAGTCGTACTTTGATCCCTTGCCAAAGTTAGGGTAATCACGAGCCATTCGCTTGAAATGCTTCCCGAAGCAAACGGACAGCGCTTGTTCCTCGATGTTCTGGCATCCGAGATGGCGAGCTGCCATTGCGTATTGCATTTCCGGTGGGCGGGAGAATCTCAACAAGGTATCGGTCACATCGAAAGTGACCAACTTGAACCGGGACAAGTTCTTCGACACGAGCCGCGAATTGATATTCATTGTTGTCGCTGAGAGATAACAAAGAGAATGGGATTTTTATCAATCCTTCAAGAAACAAATATAAAGCAACTTACTTTTGTAGTACTAACTTTAATTATACAATCTCCACATCACATTAAAACACAGCACCGTCATTTTAAATtcatgttgaataatttttaagttttctaaGCTTAATAGCACCGCAGAAAAGTGGAAGCTTTGAGTGAAGTCGGTTTACATCACAGTCGAATGAAATAATTGTGAACTCACTTTGTTTACAAGATTTGCAATGCATTTTGTTATCTTTTTTCGCGTGCCCCTTTTGCGACCCCTCGGACGTAAACGTCATGCATGATGTGCACTGAGAAGGATGCGAGCACCGCTAGTTGCATACATTGCGGGATTAATGAGAGATGAGCGTCACGAATAAGTGAACGCTAATCAAATGCTACTCAACGGAGCACAGGTTTGTGTGATGCTAACTTTAtatcagggctgcccaacgtacgacccgcgggccgcatccggcctcattttgtgcggcccgcggagggttcGAAGATTCTTATCATATTTATCCTGTTGACTGTTCTACCAGCCCGAACAGAACATACCAAAACTAACTGTTTaagttttcaaatcaatttgaaGCTAATATTTTAGCTCGGTAATGattgaaattgcatttttttttcaaaccttcTTAAATTCTTGATTTTTAATGTGATTCATATTCTTAATCTCAAATTCtggatttttaaaaatgtccATTGCAGTCTCTGACTTGAGAAAATAGATTTGAggtttatcataaaaaatatatgagaTTAATATCATTGGCATTACAACTACAATATTTGTACCACGAATTCCTTCAATATTCTATAAATGAAGCCTGAACAAAACTCATTGCCAAAAGcctaaattttcaaacataagtTCAGTAAGCAAATATCGGAgcgcagaggcgcgtccacgttcgaaaccatgggtaggacaaaccgttcgcaaatattttgtgcacagtggagctatcatttttttaaattctggaccggaaattgaaagttaaaaTGTATGAGTAGCTCAAACGTGAAGGAGTGTGACATTTTGGGTGGTTATAAGTGTTGAGAAAATTCTACTCTTTTCAAGCGTTCTAACGATACTATCACTTGATTTTTTCTCTGATAAACTGAaagaaataacataattctttgaagactgacttcattatttttttgattcacatACAATTAGTGtataatgaaaaattgctgaataaACTTCAAAATAGATTCTCTAAAATTCAATTTCATGCCAATAGTTACCACAAGACTAGGaaagctttttatttttatagggcaaaaaaacgaaacctaataggaGCCAGGATATAAGTGTTTGATTCTTTATAGCACCAGAGTAGACATTTCTTTGAGATCTGACTTTTTTTTAAGACAATTCCtagtgacattacgacaagtattattgtatgtgtttttcatgtttttccttAGGAAGTTCATAAGaaattttttcaggtatttgtCCAAATTGTCAGATACTACACcgaaaatttctaaaggagttcatttattgattatttcccaaggaacttcttcatgaattttcctagggaatttctccatgaattttgTTCAGGATACCTCAAGAACTCAACCAGGGTTTTTCCCACGGAGAACTACAGGAATGAATTAATACAAAGATTATATCAGAAACCATCCGAAATCTTcttgaaaatctttcaaaaaactcaagaaaaccctaatttctccaagattttttccagtgattcatccagtGATTTCTCTGGAACATACTCCAAGATTACAAGTCAAAACgttttctaaaattcaatcgaaactctccaaaaattaaaatttaaaattgtcgtttaggatttatataagatttcaactaggaatttctctaaagatacagGTATGCTCCAAAGATTTTATCTAAGATTtgtacagaaatttctccactaATTATTTGAATCTCAagtaaaacttgattttttttatttaggaaATCTTCTAGGAATGTCTCCAaggaaatagggtcctaaaatgtttaatgaaatcttttttttcatttcataacacgaaaaagcatgtaactgcaactactttagcattttttccgctgaaataacggatatatcatattacaacttcaatttaaaaattggattcataaatgaaccttgacacttgatttcatgtttgacgttcgcttagttgacaaaaataccacaggggttttagttttaacactgaggttgctcctatctgacatttcggaaggaacacggaaaacaaaatacacccaaaatttgagtttaaaccaaaggatatgacaaaatctataaaaacataaaaaaaagttttattgtacttaaataaacgaaaaacattacaaaattgagtaaacatgtgtttttgacctaaacttaagcgttttaCACTAAAGTTGGGacatggctttaggaccctattccaaGTAAATTTTTCTGACATAATAATCTGGTAGGTATTTCTAAATGAACAAGGAACTCTGACTCTTGAGGAAGTTCTAGAAGATTTCCTAGGTAATTTGCTAAATAATCGagacaaaatcaatcgaatctcgggatagtattccacaggatttaatataaattttatttcgaaataCATTAGACAGAATCTCTACAGAAATTTGtataggaatgatcggaggaacAATTGGAAAAATTACTGTAGTGTaaaatggtgaaaaaaaaaattacatgggAATAGTTTGGcaaaactgcaggagtaatagtTACTTGAATGGAATGCTAGAAAAAATAGACTTGTTCGAAGAACACTTTAAGGAATATTTgatttctgggaggaaacgTGGGTGAATCCTCGAAGAAATCCACATAAACAAGcggaggaatttttgcagggtttcttgaaaacaaaaacCTTTAGCTGTTTTCCAAACATTCTGTAGTAAATCTTTGTAGGTTTCCTCGGAAGAAATGCGGTACAAATCTTTGGAATatctcctagaggaattccgaattcggttgaaggattagtgaaaaaaatatctggaagaaattctaggatagttttagGAAACAAATCAAAGTAACACCTAAGGTAATTATTGAAtgtagtagctttggagttctcaagAATTTTCTGAATCAAATCTGGGGATATTCTTCAAAGCATTCTTgaaaaatcgatggaagaatttctgggagaattaggtagataaatcactaaaaaaaatgtcttgggagatccctgtaggagaccctgaaagtattcgTAATGAAATAACTATGCTAACTCCTGAAGTTTTTCCTGGGGGAATCGGAGACGAAATTATTCAAGATCCTGTTGAACCCGGTATAGTCTCTAAAGGTTTCTTTGGAGCCTGTGcatttttgcatcaggatttgaATCATCAggaattttggttaaaataaatattttagggACCTTGCATTAGAAACCCAAGGATCATTCATCAGATCAACTTTTATTATCATTCATATTAAATAATATGAATAACCTTCATAATTATCCttttgaaatcaattttatcaaacaagtttgataaaaaatagaccaaactgcTTGCCTTTACAGTGCGGTGAAGCGAAGTTGTTCTAATTTTCTCATCTTTTTCTAGATAACAAATGaatgaatcgtgggtaggacaatcctttgactgtcctacccaggtgtttttgtgcgtagtacatgtcttaCCTGTTCTACCCACTCCCCGCGCCACTGTCGGAGCGTATTAAACACAACATCCTTGACAAGATTATAAAACAGACAGGCTTTCCACAAAATCTTGAACttgg is a genomic window containing:
- the LOC5579306 gene encoding rhythmically expressed gene 2 protein is translated as MNINSRLVSKNLSRFKLVTFDVTDTLLRFSRPPEMQYAMAARHLGCQNIEEQALSVCFGKHFKRMARDYPNFGKGSKYDWRWWWRTLVMDIFRDSHRHLSEAMLGRVADQLIEDYATQDCWTKIEMAERMVDLARVHGKQVGIISNFDPRLSYILEAMKIPTDFIVTSYDVGIQKPCPEIFDYALNLCNPPVLPSEALHFGNTPKLDYVGAKRAGWASILVNVTCDGQQGVLSDPEINPGHVFANFEEFIRALETTEMKW